In the Cryptosporangium aurantiacum genome, TCCACCGACGAGGTGTACGGCTCGATCGACGAGGGCTCCTGGCCGGAGACCCACCCGCTGCAGCCGAACTCGCCGTACTCGGCGTCCAAGGCCTCCAGCGACCTGATCGCGCTGTCGTACCACCGCACCCACCACGTCGACGTCGTCGTCACCCGGTGCAGCAACAACTACGGGCCGTACCAGTTCCCCGAGAAGGTCATCCCGCTCTTCGTGACCAACCTCCTCGACGGCAAACCGGTGCCGCTCTACGGCGACGGCGGCAACGTCCGCGACTGGCTCCACGTCGAGGACCACTGCCGCGGCATCCAGCTCGCGCTGACCGGTGGCCGGGCGGGTGAGGTCTACAACATCGGTGGCGGCACCGAGCTGACGAACAAGGAGCTCACCCAGCTCCTGCTCGACGCCACCGGCCGCGACTGGGACACCTACGTCACCCCGGTCGCCGACCGCAAGGGCCACGACCGGCGGTACTCGGTCGACATCAGCAAGATCCACGACGAACTCGGCTACACGCCGCAGGTGCCGTTCGACACCGGGCTGGCCGAGACCGTGGCCTGGTACCGCGACCGCCGCGACTGGTGGGAGCCCCTCAAGCAGCGCGCCGCGCTCGGCAACTGATGCGCTGGCTGATCACCGGCGCCGGTGGCGCCCTCGGACACGACCTGGTCGTGGCACTGCGCGACGCCGACGTGACGGCCGCCACCCGGGCCGTCCTCGACATCACTGATCGCGACGCGGTGCGGGCGGCGGTCGCCGGCCACGACGTCGTCGTGAACGCCGCCGCGTACACCGCGGTCGACAACGCGGAGGCCGACGAGGACGAGGCCACCCGGATCAACGGCCACGGCCCGGCGCTGCTCGCCGACGCCTGTGCCGCGACCGGTGCGGTGCTGCTGCAGATCTCCACCGACTACGTGCTTCCCGGCGACGCCACGACGCCCTGCCCGGAGGACGCCGCGACGAACCCGGTGAACGCCTACGGGCGCAGCAAGCTCGCCGGTGAGCAGGCCGTGCTGACGACGCTGCCGGACCGCGGCTACGTGGTGCGGACGGCCTGGCTTTACGGCGAGACCGGGAACAACTTCGTCGCGACGATGCTGAAGCTGGCCGCGACCCGCCCGACCGTGAGCGTCGTCGACGACCAGCACGGGCAGCCGACCTGGACCAGCGCGCTGGCCGCACAGCTGGTGGCGCTCGGGAGCGCCGCGCGCGACGGCGAGGCCGCGCCCGGCGTCTACCACGGCACCGCGTCCGGGCAGACCACCTGGCACGGCCTCACCCGGGCGATCTACGCACTCGCGGGCCTCAACCCCGCCCGGGTCGAGACGACGACGAGTGACGCGTTCCCGCGCCCGGCCAAGCGTCCCGCGTACAGCGTGCTCGGCCACGACCGGTGGGCCGCGGCCCGGTTGGCCCCGCAGCCGCACTGGCACGACCAGCTCGAGGAAGCGCTCAAGCGGCCCTCGTTCGTCCGGCTCGTCGAAGCCGCCGGGGCACGGACGTGAGTTGGACCCGCCTGCGCGCGCTGCTGGGCAGCGCCGCGTCGGTGGGCGCGGGCTACCTGGTGCTGGGCGGCGCCGGGTACCTGTTCCTCGCGGTCGCCAGCCGGGTCTTCGACGAGGGCGCGTACTCGGCGCTGGCGTCGGTGTATCTCCTGGTCAACATCATCGGGCCGGGCCTGTTCGCGGCGGTGGAGCAGGAGACCAGCAGGCACGTCTCGACCCGGCTGGCGCGGAACGAGGATCCGCGTCCGGTGATCCGGCAGCTCGGGATGCTCTCGGGCGGCCTGTTCGCCGGCATCGCGGTGGTGACGCTCGCGCTCTCGCCGATCCTGGTTCCCGAGGTGCTGCACGGCAACACGGTGCTGCTGGCCGGGTTGCTGATCGCGAGCGCGTCCTACGCGGTCGTCTCGGTGACCCGCGGAAACTTCGGCGGACGCCATGCGTTCGGCCGCTACGGCACGTCGGTCGGCACCGAGGGGGGCGTCCGGCTGGTGGCCGGCGTGGCCCTGGCCGCGCTGGCGCTGGGCGGGGCCGCGGTCGCCGGCTGGGCGAGCGCCTACGGCCTGGCGTTCTGCCTGGCGCCGCTGGTCGCGGTCGGGCTGACCGCGCCGTGGTTCCTCCGGGACGTGCGCGGCGGCCGGGACGAGGTGAGCGGCGCCGCTGGGGCGGCGGGCCCGCTCGGACCGTTGGCCCGCGGCGTCGGTCTGCTGACGGTCGCGTGGGGTCTCTCGCTGGCGATCGCCAACGCCGCGCCGGTCGTCGTCGCCGGGCTGCTGCCGAACGACGCCGACGGGGTCGCGACCGCCGCGACGTTCTCGTCCGCGGTCGTCCTGGCCAGGATCCCGCTGTTCGTCTTCCAGGGCGCCCAGTCGCTGGTGCTCCCGTCGTTCGCGCGCGCCGCCGCGCACAGCGACCCGTCCGCCCTGCGGCAGGCCGTCCGCCCGGCGCTGCTGCTGGTCGCCGCCGTGGGCGCCGCCGCCCTGATGGTCAGCGCCGTCCTCGGCAACTGGCTCGGCCGGATCGCGTTCGGCTCGGCGTTCACCACCTCGAACGCGCTGTTCACCGCACTGATGGTCGGCACCGTCGCCGGCATGGCCGTCCAGATCGTCCAGCCCGCGCTGCTCGCGCTGGGCAGGCACCGCTGGGTGGCCGGCGGCTGGGTGATCGGCGCGGTGGTGTTCGCGGCCTCGTTCACGCTGCCGTTCGCCCCGGTCACCGACGCCGTGATCGCCCAGCTGGCCAGCGCCGCCGCGACGCTCGGCGTCCTCGGCGTCGTGCTGTTCCGCGCGTTGCGTCCGTCGAACGTCCCCCACCCCCAGGAGTTCAGCGATGTCCAACCCGCCTGAGAAGGGGGCCGCGCAGAGCCAAGCCACGCGCGTCAGCGCGGTGGTGCTCGCCTACAAGGCGGAGCCCTGGTTGCGGCGCGCGGTCGAGGCGCTGCTGGCCTCGGAGAAGGTCACCGTCGACGTCGTCCTGGTCGACAACGGCTGCACGACCGACGACGTCGAGGTCCTGGAGAAGGTCGACGGGGTGACCGTCCTCCGTCCCGGCACCAACACCGGCTTCGCCGGCGGCTGCAACCTCGGTGCGGCGTCCGCGACCGGCGAGTACCTGGCCCTGGTCAACGGCGACGCCGTGGTCGAGCCGACGACGATGAGCCGGCTGGTCGAGGAGGCATCGCGCCCGGACGTGGGCATCGCGGTCGCCAGCGTCCGGCTCGCCGAGGACCCGACGCTGCTCAACGCGGGCGCGAACCCGATCCACGTGCTGGGGCTGTCCTGGTCCGGCCGGATGGGTGAGCCGGAGACGCTGACCGAGCCGGTCGAGACCGCCGGGGCCTCCGGGGCGTGCGTCGTCGTGCCGAAGGCCCACTGGGACACGCTGGGCGGCTTCGACGAGGCGTACTTCGCGTACCACGAGGACGCCGACCTCTCGATCCGCACCTGGCGCCGGGGTCTGCGGGTGCTGTACGTGCCGGACGCGGTCGCCGTGCACCGGTACGAGTTCTCCCGCAACGACTTCAAGATGTACCTGGTCGAGCGGAACCGCCTGCTGTTCGTCTCGACGCTGTGGAGCGGCCGGGCGCTGGTGCTGCTCGCGCTGCCGCTGGCCGGGCTGGAGGCGGCGATGACGCTGATGGCCGCCGCGCAGGGCTGGTTCCCGGCGAAGGTGAAGGGCTGGCGGTGGCTCTGGAGCCACCGCGCGCACATCCGGACGCGTCGGCGAGACCTGCGCGCCGAGGCCACGGTGCCCGACCGCGTGTGGATGACGCGATTGACGACAAAAGTTGACGCATCGGTCATTCCGGTTCCCGCGTTGGCCGGTGCGATCAACGGTCTGGTCACGATCTGGTGGCGGGTCGCAGGCCGGTGGGTATGAGTAGCGCCGCCGCATTAGAGTTCGTCGACATCGAGCCTCCGGAAGAGATCTCATGAGCGAAGGCGAAACCATCGTGACGGACGGGACCGCGGACGCCGCGCTGTTGAGCAGTGCTGACCCGGCTGTGCTGCCCAGCAGCGTGGTGGCCGAGAGCACCGGTGTCGAGACGGCCGCGATCGCCGAGGGTGATCTGCACCCCGCACCGGCCGAGCACGGGCCGGGCGGCCACGGGCCGGACAACAAGGACGTCTGGCTGGTCATCCCGGTCTACAACGAGGCCCAGGTGATCGCCGACGTCGTCGAGCACGCCCGG is a window encoding:
- the rfbB gene encoding dTDP-glucose 4,6-dehydratase, with the translated sequence MRILVTGGAGFIGSQYVRTLLSGGYDGAPDWSVTVLDSLTYSGNLPNLDPVADNPRYTFVKGDITDVDLVNDLVPGHDAIVHFAAESHVDRSITGAAQFVTTNVLGTQTLVDAAHRHGTGRFLHVSTDEVYGSIDEGSWPETHPLQPNSPYSASKASSDLIALSYHRTHHVDVVVTRCSNNYGPYQFPEKVIPLFVTNLLDGKPVPLYGDGGNVRDWLHVEDHCRGIQLALTGGRAGEVYNIGGGTELTNKELTQLLLDATGRDWDTYVTPVADRKGHDRRYSVDISKIHDELGYTPQVPFDTGLAETVAWYRDRRDWWEPLKQRAALGN
- the rfbD gene encoding dTDP-4-dehydrorhamnose reductase; translated protein: MRWLITGAGGALGHDLVVALRDADVTAATRAVLDITDRDAVRAAVAGHDVVVNAAAYTAVDNAEADEDEATRINGHGPALLADACAATGAVLLQISTDYVLPGDATTPCPEDAATNPVNAYGRSKLAGEQAVLTTLPDRGYVVRTAWLYGETGNNFVATMLKLAATRPTVSVVDDQHGQPTWTSALAAQLVALGSAARDGEAAPGVYHGTASGQTTWHGLTRAIYALAGLNPARVETTTSDAFPRPAKRPAYSVLGHDRWAAARLAPQPHWHDQLEEALKRPSFVRLVEAAGART
- a CDS encoding lipopolysaccharide biosynthesis protein, with translation MSWTRLRALLGSAASVGAGYLVLGGAGYLFLAVASRVFDEGAYSALASVYLLVNIIGPGLFAAVEQETSRHVSTRLARNEDPRPVIRQLGMLSGGLFAGIAVVTLALSPILVPEVLHGNTVLLAGLLIASASYAVVSVTRGNFGGRHAFGRYGTSVGTEGGVRLVAGVALAALALGGAAVAGWASAYGLAFCLAPLVAVGLTAPWFLRDVRGGRDEVSGAAGAAGPLGPLARGVGLLTVAWGLSLAIANAAPVVVAGLLPNDADGVATAATFSSAVVLARIPLFVFQGAQSLVLPSFARAAAHSDPSALRQAVRPALLLVAAVGAAALMVSAVLGNWLGRIAFGSAFTTSNALFTALMVGTVAGMAVQIVQPALLALGRHRWVAGGWVIGAVVFAASFTLPFAPVTDAVIAQLASAAATLGVLGVVLFRALRPSNVPHPQEFSDVQPA
- a CDS encoding glycosyltransferase family 2 protein; the encoded protein is MSNPPEKGAAQSQATRVSAVVLAYKAEPWLRRAVEALLASEKVTVDVVLVDNGCTTDDVEVLEKVDGVTVLRPGTNTGFAGGCNLGAASATGEYLALVNGDAVVEPTTMSRLVEEASRPDVGIAVASVRLAEDPTLLNAGANPIHVLGLSWSGRMGEPETLTEPVETAGASGACVVVPKAHWDTLGGFDEAYFAYHEDADLSIRTWRRGLRVLYVPDAVAVHRYEFSRNDFKMYLVERNRLLFVSTLWSGRALVLLALPLAGLEAAMTLMAAAQGWFPAKVKGWRWLWSHRAHIRTRRRDLRAEATVPDRVWMTRLTTKVDASVIPVPALAGAINGLVTIWWRVAGRWV